From Nicotiana tabacum cultivar K326 chromosome 22, ASM71507v2, whole genome shotgun sequence, one genomic window encodes:
- the LOC107807930 gene encoding lysine histidine transporter-like 5, producing MHNKDVSMVESGNSSNNATTNEPVDDDLNRWLPITASRKAKWWYSTFHNVTAVVGAGVLGLPYAVSQLGWIPGMGMIIISWFVTLYSLWQLVNLHEHVPGKRFDRYPELGKHVFGLKRGYWIVMPQQMIVQVASDIVYMVTGGKSLKESMHTMFHWSKGINQTCFILFFGVLQLILSQAPNFNSLKVVSFTAAVMSLSYSTISSVASIIKGIEHPQPVNYGRRSHTPAGITFDIFNSLGTIAFAFAGHSVALEIQATIPSTPEKPSKGPMWRGVTVAYAIVAFCYLAVAASGFWAFGNLVDDDVLVTLKHPHWLIALANFMVFLHVLGSYQVFAMPVFDMIECYLVKKRHFTPGRPLRLIARSIYVVVTMFVGMCFPFFGGLLGFFGGLAFSSTSFFLPCIMWLVSQKPKRWSFHWIASWLAIIIGVSITVLAPIGGARTIIISAKNYKFFD from the exons ATGCATAACAAAGATGTTTCAATG gTTGAGAGTGGGAATAGTTCCAACAATGCAACGACAAACGAACCAGTCGATGACGATCTGAATAGGTGGTTGCCTATAACAGCTTCCCGAAAAGCCAAATGGTGGTATTCAACATTCCATAATGTAACAGCTGTTGTAGGAGCTGGTGTTCTTGGCTTACCATATGCTGTGTCACAACTCGGCTG GATTCCAGGAATGGGGATGATAATAATTTCATGGTTTGTGACATTATACTCACTTTGGCAATTGGTTAATTTGCACGAACATGTTCCAGGGAAGAGATTTGACAGATATCCTGAGTTAGGAAAACATGTATTTGGCCTAAAGAGAGGTTATTGGATAGTAATGCCTCAACAGATGATTGTTCAAGTTGCCAGTGACATAGTATACATGGTTACAGGGGGAAAATCTCTAAAAGAAAGTATGCATACGATGTTCCATTGGTCTAAAGGGATTAATCAAACTtgctttattttgttttttggagTTCTTCAGTTGATACTATCTCAAGCTCCTAATTTTAATTCCTTGAAAGTGGTCTCTTTCACAGCAGCTGTTATGTCTTTGAG TTACTCAACAATTTCGTCAGTAGCATCAATTATCAAGGGTATTGAACATCCACAACCAGTTAACTATGGTCGACGATCTCATACTCCAGCTGGAATAACATTTGATATTTTCAACAGTTTAGGAACGATTGCATTTGCATTTGCTGGACATAGTGTTGCATTAGAAATTCAAGCAACAATACCTTCAACACCAGAAAAACCATCTAAAGGGCCAATGTGGCGAGGTGTTACTGTAGCTTATGCAATTGTTGCATTTTGCTATTTAGCTGTTGCTGCATCTGGATTCTGGGCTTTTGGCAATCTTGTGGATGATGATGTCCTTGTTACACTAAAACACCCACATTGGCTAATTGCTCTTGCAAATTTTATGGTATTTTTGCATGTTCTTGGAAGCTATCAG GTTTTTGCAATGCCTGTTTTTGACATGATTGAGTGTTACTTGGTTAAAAAGCGTCATTTCACTCCTGGACGACCTCTTCGCCTTATTGCCCGGAGTATTTACGTTG TTGTGACGATGTTCGTTGGAATGTGCTTTCCCTTTTTTGGAGGGCTGTTAGGCTTTTTTGGAGGATTGGCATTTTCATCCACATCATTTTTT CTCCCATGCATAATGTGGCTTGTCAGCCAAAAACCTAAAAGGTGGAGCTTTCATTGGATCGCTTCTTGG CTTGCAATTATTATTGGTGTGAGCATAACTGTCTTGGCACCAATTGGAGGAGCACGCACCATTATCATCTCAGCAAAGAATTACAAATTCTTCGATTAG